One uncultured Desulfuromusa sp. genomic window, AAAGCACCCCAAGCTGATAGAGAAGCTGAGTCGCCTCAGGATTTTCTTCAACACCCCTCAATGCGACCTCGACAGCTTGATTCAAATCGCCACGATCCCCAAGAAAAGCCACCAAATAATAGTAAACCTCCGGATGATGAATATTCTGATCCAGCATCTGCGATAAAAGGGCAATTGCTTTGTCATTCTGCTGATTCTGCTTATAAAGATAAGCTAATTGCAATGCCGCTTCAGCGTAGAAAGAAGAATCCGGACCAACGTGTTCTAAAACAGCGATCGCTTCTTCTCTCTTTTCCTGCCCGGACAATGCCATCGCCAGATAATATCGACCACGCTCAAGCTGGTTGTCAGAATTCAGAAGGATGCGAAAACTTTTTTCCGCCTCTATCCAATCTTTCAGTTCCAGCTGAATCAAGCCAATCTGCATAATAATCTGCTGATTATCTGGAAACTGCTGATGTACACCTTGAAACTGTTCCAGAGATTCTTCCAGCAGCTGTTGAGTCAGATAATATTCCGCAAGCTGCCGTCTGACTCCCGCTGCCCGTGGATTTTCCTCAAGAAATTTTTCATATAATTCCTGAGCGGCATCAGGGTCTTGTCGCTCCAGAATTTTTCCATATTCCAGAACGGCCTGTTGCTGTCCGGGTTGGTTTTTTAACAGCTCTCTATACACAGAAGAAGCCTTATCTATTTGCTTCTTGTCAAGGTATAGACGAGCCAGATAAAGCTGGGCCAAACTCGCTTCGGGTTGCTGCAGCAGGAATTTTTCGAGGACATCTATCGCCTCATCCTTACGTCCGAGCTGGGCCAATGCCATCGACAATCGCAGTTGCAAAGGACTATTCGATGGATCAATGTTCAATGCCAAACGGAAATGATCTGCTGCTGAGGTAAAATCTCGTTGATAGCTCAGGACATCTCCCATGAGCTGATGTCCTTCAACGCTTTCGAAATTTCTCTCCAGTAAAACGTCTAAGGTTGCAGCCGCTTGTTCCGGTTGTTGCCGATGCAAATAAGCCTTCGCTAAAAGCAATCTCAAGTATTCAGAATTCGGATCAAAGTTGATGGCACTGTTCAGGGCGGAAATAGCGTCTTCCCAACGATCTTCTGCTCCGTGAATCTTGAATTCCAAAAAAGAGAAAAGAGCTTTAGCATCAGGATCCGTCAACTCCGAACGATATGGGAGAGAACTCTCAACCGTGGGAATGACAGGCTGGGGTGGAGTCGTTACTGCGCATCCTGCAAGCAGAGCAAGAAGAGACAATAAACAGTAATTCAGTGCTTTCAGGTATAAGAAATGTTGGGACTTCAAGAATATTCCTTCTCATCAGAACTGTATATGAAACATGAAAAGTATTAATTATCGATAAGTAGCATACTCATTTCATGAGCGTCAAACCCTTTAAAAGATATCTAAAACGACTTTACAGGGTTGTATTTTCTGATAAATTTCTACCATGTGAAACTTATAATTATTAGTTGTAATTCTGGTCCTTCAGGATTAGTCTGTACAGAGATTCATCAAGAGTTGTAAAACACCATTGATTAGTCCTGACAGGAAACGGAAGAAAAAGGTTAATCCATGAAGAAGCCACAAAGAAACTCCATCAGAGAGGCTTGGATTCTCTGCCTGATTCTGGGCTTGATTATGATAAATTTCCCTTTCATTCACATTTTTAATACTCAGGAAATGATTTTAGGCATTCCCATACTGACCTTCTATTTTTTTGTCGGATGGCCCTTATCAATTGCTGTTATCTGGTTTTTTGTCCGCTATATTGAAGACGATCCGAAAAATAACTCCAAGCCAGATGGAGATAAAAGCATCCCATGATACCGGCAAAGACGATTCTCTTCATGTCGATCATCTCTCCAAAAACGATATTAATCGTCTCTCTTGCTTATTTCGCTCTGTTATTCCTGGTTGCCTATTACGCTGAAAAATGTCGTAAAAAAGGAAACTGTCTCCTTAAAAATTCACATATTTATTCATTATCGCTGGCAGTTTATTGTACCAGCTGGACCTTTTACGGAAGCGTCGGCAAAGCCGCAACCAGTGGCCTGGAATTTTTACCTATCTACCTGGGCCCCACTCTTGTTGCTTTTGCCTGGTGGTTTTTTCTACGCAAAATCCTCATCATCAGCAAACAGCAAAATATTACCAGTATTGCTGACTTTCTCTCCAGCCGCTATGACCGTTCCGCAGTTCTTGGCGCAATTGTCACTCTGTTTGCGGTCTTTGGGATTACCCCCTATATAGCCTTACAGCTGAAAGCAATTGCCCAGACTTTACAAATCCTGTCGATGCCTTTAGCAATCACCGGCACCGGGCTGTACGAT contains:
- a CDS encoding tetratricopeptide repeat protein, producing MKSQHFLYLKALNYCLLSLLALLAGCAVTTPPQPVIPTVESSLPYRSELTDPDAKALFSFLEFKIHGAEDRWEDAISALNSAINFDPNSEYLRLLLAKAYLHRQQPEQAAATLDVLLERNFESVEGHQLMGDVLSYQRDFTSAADHFRLALNIDPSNSPLQLRLSMALAQLGRKDEAIDVLEKFLLQQPEASLAQLYLARLYLDKKQIDKASSVYRELLKNQPGQQQAVLEYGKILERQDPDAAQELYEKFLEENPRAAGVRRQLAEYYLTQQLLEESLEQFQGVHQQFPDNQQIIMQIGLIQLELKDWIEAEKSFRILLNSDNQLERGRYYLAMALSGQEKREEAIAVLEHVGPDSSFYAEAALQLAYLYKQNQQNDKAIALLSQMLDQNIHHPEVYYYLVAFLGDRGDLNQAVEVALRGVEENPEATQLLYQLGVLYEKQVQRQMAVETMEKILLLDDAHADALNFLAYDQAENETDLDLALSRAKKALETNPSGYIVDTLGWVYFKMGRYSESRKHLEKAVQLYPEDAVIQEHLGDLYFAMKLLQQAESAYRRALELNPEATQVEEKLKQLTSGDF